Proteins from one Ananas comosus cultivar F153 linkage group 5, ASM154086v1, whole genome shotgun sequence genomic window:
- the LOC109709789 gene encoding probable aquaporin TIP2-2 encodes MAGIAFGRFDDSFSFGSLKAYLAEFISTLLFVFAGVGSAIAYNKLTGGAALDPTGLVAVAVCHGFALFVAVSIAANISGGHVNPAVTFGLALGGQITILTGILYWVAQLVGAIVGAYLLKFATGLDTPTHGVAAGVGAAEGVVMEIITTFALVYTVYATAADPKRGSLSTIAPIAIGLIVGANILAAGPFSGGSMNPARSFGPAVASGNFADNWIYWVGPLVGGGLAGIVYTYVFMCSDHAPVSASDYP; translated from the exons ATGGCGGGGATCGCATTCGGTCGCTTCGACGACTCGTTCAGCTTCGGCTCGCTCAAGGCCTACCTCGCCGAGTTTATTTCGACTCTCCTTTTTGTCTTCGCCGGCGTAGGATCCGCCATTGCCTACA ACAAGTTGACGGGCGGCGCGGCGCTTGATCCGACCGGgctggtggcggtggcggtttGCCACGGGTTCGCGCTGTTCGTGGCGGTGTCGATCGCGGCCAACATCTCGGGCGGGCACGTCAACCCGGCCGTGACCTTCGGGTTGGCCCTCGGGGGGCAGATCACCATCCTTACCGGAATCCTCTATTGGGTCGCGCAGCTCGTCGGTGCCATCGTCGGAGCTTACCTCCTCAAGTTTGCCACTGGTTTG GACACACCCACCCACGGCGTGGCCGCCGGAGTGGGCGCGGCGGAGGGGGTGGTGATGGAGATCATCACCACCTTCGCCCTCGTCTACACCGTCTACGCGACCGCCGCTGACCCGAAGAGGGGCTCCCTCAGCACCATCGCCCCCATCGCCATTGGCCTCATCGTCGGCGCCAACATCCTCGCGGCCGGGCCCTTCTCCGGGGGCTCCATGAACCCGGCCCGATCCTTCGGCCCGGCCGTCGCCAGCGGCAACTTCGCGGACAACTGGATCTACTGGGTCGGGCCCCTCGTCGGCGGCGGGCTCGCGGGGATCGTCTACACCTACGTGTTTATGTGCTCCGACCATGCACCCGTGTCAGCTAGTGATTATCCGTGA